Within Tamandua tetradactyla isolate mTamTet1 chromosome 10, mTamTet1.pri, whole genome shotgun sequence, the genomic segment cttaaacttaatctattcctgtggacaTAGGGCCTGCTGGAAGTAGGATCTTTTCAaatgttactttagttaaggtgtggcccagctgaaggTGTGGCTTTAATACAGGTGACTGGAGTCTTATAAACAGAGTAAAAGTTAGAGAGAGTCCACagagagagcagccagaaattgatcaacagaacccagaagagaaggcagaagccaggagaggccactatGCACactgccacgtgacagaggagccaaagtccaagggtcactggcagccagcctcagaattccttgatttgaacttctagcctcaaatactatgaatcaataaattcctatagtttaagctaacccatttcatggtatttgccttagcaatgaggaaattaaaatagtttttgaTATCAGGGGAGTAGGGTGCTGCTGTGCCAAACACCAAAAATTGTGCAAACAATTTTAAGATAGGGTAATtgatagaggctggaagaattgtgaggtgcttgatagcaAAAGCCTATATTTCTTTAGAGAGACTTGGTAGAAATATAGCtgtggtagaaatatggatgtaaAGGAACTTCCAATGATATGTACTCTTCTTGAATTGACCCTTTTGTAAGTATACAGTAAACTTCTTTgaccctcataacagtttttttatttgaagtctattttatccaatattagtatagctacccaagCTCTCCTTTGGTTACTATCTTCATGGTATATGTCTTTCCATTCTTTAATTTTCACTGAGTTGTGCATTTGAATTAAAGGTGAATCTCTTGCAAATAGCACATAGtcgggtcatgcttttttatccattctgcaaaactctgccttttgactagagagtttaatccatttatatttaaaatagctaCTGATATTGCAgaattttcttctgtcattttgctattcaGTCTTTGTGAGAATTGTCATTTTGCCCCTCAGTTCTTCTTTTAATgcatacttttgtttttatttgatttttttaattgtgccaTTTGAatcctttcttatttcttgtgatatttttcagatattttccttgtggttacaatggggcttaaatttaacatcataaCCCGTAACAatgaatcattttttatttgataccaacttaacctcAATAGCATACTCTATTCCTACACTCCTCCAGCCTCCCACTTTTTTTGCTGTACTTGTTACAGattttatctttgtacattgGGTGTCCAggatttatcatttctttttatgcatttacattttgtaacctgtaagaagtaaaaagtggagttacataccaaaaaaacacaCAGTACAATAATGCTGGCTTTTATAATTACTCATAtcattacctttactggaggtctttatttctctatCTGATTCAATCTGTTGTCTAGTGTCCCTTCTTTTCAGTCTGATGGACTCTTTTTACCATGTCTTAGGGCAAGTCTGTATTGATGAACTCcccagtttttatttatctgagaatgtcttattccctccctcatttttggaacACAGTCTTACCAGATTTAAAATTTGTGCTTgtcattaattttctttcatcactttaaacATTTCATCCCAGTGCCTTCTTTCCACCccagtttctaatgagaaatcagcattcagTCTTCTTGGGACTACCATATATACAGCATGTAGCtttcctcttgcagctttcagaatggTTTCCTTGTTTTGgaaatttgacagtttgactactatgtgttTGGGCATGATTCTTTCAACTTTGTCTTGTTTTGGGTTCAATAggtttcttgaatgtgcatattcatgtctttcattaaatttgttaatttttctgctattatttctttcacTGTTCCTTCtactcctctctctttcttctctttctgggaattCCATAgagtatattggtatgcttgatactgtcccacaggtctcttagactctgttcactttctggaaattcttctttctttctgttcctcagcctgagtCATTTCAATAGTTTTGTCTTTGAGATCACTGaatctttcttctaccagctctcATCTGCTATTGTAACCCTCTagggagtttttcatttcagttatggtGGTGTTCAACtccaatatttctgtttggttccttttcaaaatttctgtttctttattgagatgctcctattattcattcattatctTCCTGCTATCCTTTAGTTCGTTCtctgtgctttcttttatttccttgagcatattaaagaatattcttttaaagtctttggtatgtccaaagtctggccTTCTTTGTTAATGGTTTTTGGATACTGTCTTGTCCTTTTGGATggatcatcatttcctgtttctttgtttgtcttgtaatcttttgataCACACTATTCATTTTAATACTTTACAgcgttaactctggaatttagtccctgagctgtgtGTTTCTTAAATTTGTGTTTAGCTAGTGAtaggacagagatttccttgagtgccaggagctaacaaaaacaaaccaaagcaaacaaCATCTTTTACAGTGTTTTGGTGATCTCCTTtagagtttagccctcctatcaagaagttCAGCATGAGGCAAATatgagtgtggggtgggggtgggggtgcagttCTGGAGGGGAAGGTCCTCTCTATCATTTCTGAGACTACATCTCATCCTGGGCTTGGGATtgcttgtggccttaggaatCTTCCTGTTCACAGGGATGCCAATGCCCACTCAACTCCCTATAAAATAgactctctccctctcccaggtgCTCTACTGTATGTCTTAAAGGAATAATCCTTGGCCCCAGGCTGCTTTGACTCAGTTGTTTAtgacactgctttagctgtctgcaagctaAAGCTACATATTTATGCAGGAAAGTTCTGGGAGAGTGAGCCTGAGACAAGTTTCCTGGTTCAATCTTTCAAGCTTCCACCTGAGAGTTTTGCACCAATATGCAGGCACACCAGTGTGTGCATAGGTTACTCTGCTCCTCCTGGGACAGGGCCAGGGGCCACATGGGAGCTCAGGCTGGCTCTAACTGTGTCGTGGAAGGGTAGGGAAGGGGTCAGCAAGGATGTCACGAGCTCCTCCCACAGTTCTGAAGCTgggttttcttgatttggcactcactcAGTTCCTTCAACTTTCTAACTGtattccagagttttgaggatgATGGCCCTACCATCGAGTTTTGTTGTCCTTTCTGTGGTTTTCTAATATTCCGAGCTCCCAAAAAAGACTGCTTGAAGGAAACTCAGTGccgcccctcctccccccaccgcACATACTCTTTTgcctccacccaccccaccctgcctaTCATCTGATCATGGCTTTGTCTACTGTCATTAACTACACATGAAGATTGAAGCTCTTTTACTTAGGTGGTTTTCTTCCTGCAAGAGagcttccttcctcctctttctaCCTTTTCTGTAAAAGCTGCAGGTCTAAAAGCCTTAAATGAGCTCAAGGTCACGCCTCGCTGACGGTGCTGGCAGGGGTGCACGCGGAGGCTGTTATTTGTGATGATTTGACCTGTTGTCCTGCTTTCTGAGCCTGCTGTACTCCACCCAAATCAGCCATCCTGCTCTAACCCCAAGGCTGAGCAGGGCTCCAAGGGAAGCACAGAAGCTGCACCAAGGAGGCCAGAGCACTCACTCGTAAACGCAGTGCGCAGCGGTGACGACCCACGTGGGCGTGATGACAGAGCCGCCACACAAGTGATAGCCCTGGAACTGGAGGCTGACCTGCCAGGGCCACTGCATGAGCGAGGATACATTTCCACCCACGATGCGGGATGTGTGGCCCATCCTCCGGCCACAGGCTGCGGGAGGAAAGCAAGGGCACCTGGGTCGGTCTGCAAGACTTTCCCAGGGAAGGTAGGGTTCCCAGTGCAAGGCTGCTCCTCTGTCCCCCAATTGCCCCCACAAAGCTCCCAGCCTAGGATGAGTATTGGGTGAAGGAGGCAGAGTGAGGATGGGGACAGGACGGGAAGGGTTCCAGGGAGGGACAGCGTCATATGGGACTCGGGGGATGGCACATAACAGACCAACAAGGTGCGGCTGGAGTGCTATGGGGTGCTATGGGGGATGCTATGAGAAGAGCCATCAGAGCAGACAGCCTGCCTGGTGACCATGAAAGGTGTTAGCTGTGCCCCCCATCCCGTAATTCCTGTGTCCCCAGGATGGTTTTGCAGGACAATATAGAGGTCTGAAGCCTCCATGGGAGCAGGTGCTGGACTGTATCTCCCTGACTTCTCTGCACCCGACCCCTGCCACGTGAGCCCTTCCTGCTGCCAGGAGCAAGGGGTGCCTGCCCCGGGCCTTGAGGCACTGAGCACCTTGTACAGACTTTCCCAGGGAAGGAAGAGTAAGTGAAGACCCTACAGAGGGATGGAACTTTGTTGACTGGGTCCTGCCTGCTGCTGAGTCTCTCTGTGCTGCTTCCCACAGCCCGACAGGTGAGACCAGGTGAGACCTAGAGCAGGTAGGAGCACACAGAGTGCCCACGTGGCCTTAGAGGATGGGAATCTGAGTGGTTTGTGGCCAGTaagaggggaaaagagagagaccagAGTCTGTGAACCAGTGCTTCACTCCGCCAGATTTCGGAAACTCTTACCTATGCACTTCAAGGTAACCACGTGACCCGAAGTACATCCCTCcctaaagtggaaaaaaaaagtaagcttaATGATAAATTTCCAAGGCctgtgaaattaatttttttttactgaattttgaggtaaaagaaaataaattctattcTGCTCTTGAATATAAATGAtgcttttagtcatttttttaaaaagcaagccaTGGCCATGAGTCCACACAATTCATTATAAAGTGCTCGGTGAACATTTCGGGATTGCTCATGAGATAGGCTGCTCGGTATCTCCAAGCTTTGTAGCATTTATAATAGAAGACAGGTGATGAGCTCTGTTATATAAACATATACTGGAGGCATCTGTGTGTTGCTTTCCCCCAATGTCGTCACTTCCTGGCTGTGGGGAACGTAAATTACCGAGGAGACATGTGGTGAGCTCTCCTGGCACAAAGTCCCCCCAGTGTGGGGGCCTCACACCAAGAGAAAATGTCACTCACTCCCTGTTGCATGGAGGGGCCGGGCATGTGGTTTTCTCATAATGAACGGAAAGGGACCCCCAACCCTCTCCGAGTTTGTCTGGCTTTAGAGCCCCTGGCTCGTCATGCAAGAGGAAACTAGTGTCACCAGGCTGAGGTTTGGGACCCCAGAGATGGACTGTCCCCTATGGATTGGCACATGGTTCTCAGGGATACCTGTTAAGTGCATGATGGACAGACGGacaaactttttaaatgtatgatggacagacagacaaacTTGTCGTTATGCAGAGTAGAGAACACTCTACTTTGGTCCAAGGTGTCAGGACAAGTATGGAACTTGGATTTAGGatatctctccttctctcctaggGCAAGGCAGGTGACCCGTCTAAGCTACAGACACATCATTTGTCATCTCAGGTCATTGTTTTACCTCCCTCACAAGTTGTTAGgagaaacatataaaataaatcatggataTTATAGTACTTTGCACACAGAGAAGGAtaagtttctctctttcttttccccttccatccctccttccttccttctttccccaaaCATATTTGCAGTGCATCACATTCCctactctcttctcctttccctgcGGGCCATGATCCACTGTGCTTGGACTTGTGCCCTGCACCCCAAGTCTGGGCACCTGCCCCGTCTAACCCAGGTGGCCAGGCCTCCACACTCACACTCTGTGCCTCTTGAACCCCCGTGGAGCCAAGAGCAGCTTCACACCATGGGCACCCTGACAACAGGGCCAAGGCCAGCAGCGCCTCACCCGCCGACCCGGCACCCGCAGCGCCTCGCCTGCTCACCTGGCAAACACGGACTGGTGCAGAGCCGTCACCTTGTCATCCGGCAAGAGGTGGTTGATGGCGGCGAATTCCTCCTGGAACTGCTCTTCCACCAAGTCCACCCTGAGCTCATCTGAGCGCACGTAGCTGCGGGCACATTGCAAACGTAGGCCATTGTGTTTATTCATGCAATGCCTCAGGGCAAACCGCCAGCAATTCACGCGTCAGGGGACAGCCGAGGCTTCTTCATGCAGCGCCATGCTCTATAAGGCTCCCAGGAACACTGAGTTGTGAGCACTGAACCGCTGCTTCTTGGGGAACACAGGCTGAGAGTACATTTCCTTCAGTCAAACAATCCATAACCCCACTTCACGTGTGCTTCTGTTCAATCTCTGTCATTGATTCACCAACACTGAACCCCGGGCCAGCAGCACCCTGGCTTCTGCCTGAATGAAGCAGATCTAACTGTCGCAGTTTCTCCAGAGGCACATCCCAGCCTGCTTGTGCTCGTGAGCTCTACACGGCACCTCTGCGCTATGCTTTCGGGCCATTTAACAGCGAAATAACCAGAAAAAGCACCAAAATGCAGTTAAGGCGGTGCCCCCAGAAGGCTGCAAGCGCATTGCCAGGCTGGGTGACATCTCGGGATGTATGTGTCGGGTGACTTGAATCTCTCACCATGCTGTGTATGTCCACAAACGACCAGGGGAGCGCTGTGAGTACCAACTTCGGGGTTTCTACAGTTGTGAGTGAGTAGATGGATTCACAAATACAGAATCCACGAATAATGAAGCTTGAATGGATTGCACTGGGGAGCGCCACATGGTCTCTGAACTGCCGTGGCTTCCGTTTGGCAATGGAAGAAAGTTCCTGCACCTCAGCTAGGCTTTCCGGACCCCACCCCTTGTCCCTGCCCATCTCCCACGGGGCCCAGCCCCACAAAAGGGAGGATCCCTTCCTGACCGCAGCTGTTGGACGAGTGTCCTGTTGATTTTCTCACCTGGACAGACCTTTCCTTGGCCTGCAGCAAGCCACAGAGGGGACTGGGCACGGATCTATGGGGCGTTGTTACGGGGCCCCAGGTGCAAAGCCTGGCTCCCCAGAACAGCGGGAAGGGAGAGGGGCTTCCCCGTCTTCCCTGAGCTGGCTTGGGATCCCAGGGGAGAAAAAAGGACACATAGAGGGAAGATATTCAAGGAGCACCAGGAGCAAGTAAATGTTTAAAGTGCTGGAGCAGGCGCCTTGGGGAACAATGGTGAAAGAGGGAATGCTTCGAAAAATCTGGTACTTATGGAATGAAAAGCAGTAAATGAATAGCCACTTCCCcttttctaaatgaaaagaaCAGAACATAAGCAGTTGTCTGGTTTTGCTCACTAACCCAGCAGCTTATCAAACAGGATTTTATCAGATTATTATAAATGCTTTGGAGGAGGCAGAGGAAAGCCAACTTTGGGTTTTGAGGAAAATGTGCTCAAGGTAGCAGCAGTGACCCTCCCAGGAATTGCTCAACTCGCTGATAGGCAGGTGCCGGCAGGTGGGAGCCAGGTGGTCAGCGATGGAGAGCTCCTGCTACGGGTGGGCCGAGGCGGGTGAGGGGTCGTGAAGTGCATGGAGACCCACCTCAGGAACCCCAGAAACTGTCCAAGTCTCAAATAGAAGATCAACAACCACCACAAACTCATACAAGGCGTTCTTACACTCCAGCCTCGCATCTACACTCTCTCAGCCCACTTCGACTTCACCACGACCTGCTCTATCATCTCTGTCCTATaaggggaggaaactgaggcacgagTTATCTAACTTCCCTGAGTGTGCTCTGCGATGGGAACCCAAGCACTCCGTTTGACAGCCCACATTAATGTATTTTTTCAATCCCAGATACCTGACACAGGATACGGTAGGGCAGAGGTGattaaaggattttaaaagagaattaaagtagaaagaaaacacacGCAAAAAAAGAATACACAGTATGCAGAATCATGTGATGACACTGTGGGCCAGCGATTGTGTACTTCAGATGgtgtgtatggtgtgtgaatatatttcaataaaactgaattaaaaaaaaagtatacacaaGTAAACCTTAGAAATTGAAGATAAGGATGGGGAAGAAAAAGACACATTTGTAGTGAAGAAAACAGTCAATGTTCAGGTAACAGGCTGGAGAAATTGCTCTTAAGGAGCAATTCCACCAGACTTCCTCTTAAGGAAAATGCTTTAAGGGTAGGAAAGAATACTTTCCCAAATGGCTTAGGGTGAAAGAAAGTCCTGAGGGCTGCCCAGCTGTGAGGTGACCCCTAACTCCTGCCCAGGAAGGGGGTTGAGCTCAGTAGTTCTGCAAGCTGGAGCAGGGAGCCCTTAGGGTTTAGAATAGTGTGGATTGTACTCTAGGAGGGAGAAGGAGGCAAAAGGGGCTCTGGCCATGAACCCAGGGAAGAGACAGTAGGGAAAAGAAACACCAGAACCTCAGCCACTTGCAGCGGTCCAAGCAACCTGAACTTTCTCCTCATTGTTCATGAGGAGGAAACCCTACATCACCCAGGAAGGCATTCGTGAGAGTGATTTTTGCTGTTGTCGTTAAACTGAATTGCAGCTCATTTTTGGGTCCAGGTTGCTGAGGGGTGGGAATGAGGCAGCCCTAGGGGATTCAGTAGTTTTGGAGAAAGGGAGcagaaaatatgataaaataaataaggaaaattccATGGAAGATTCCAAGCATTGTGGCTTTAGTGACTCCTTTTTCCTTGGgtgcaaggaaaaggaaaagttcttggaaCTTGCTCAGTTCCCAAGATGAGTGCGGAAAACCAACGGGCCTGCCTGCTTTCAGCTCTGAGAATGTAGCACAACAGGAAGTGGAGGTGAAGTTAGGGGCACCCATAGAAGTATGGCAGGAATAGGGGCTCCAAAGAGGGGAGTCAGGCAGAGAAAGTGTCCCAAACAGGGCGCAAAAGTATTATCCCAAAGCAACCAGTCACACAGGCAGCACCGAAACTGAGAAGTGAAAAATCCATTGCAATAGTCATCTCTTCTACATGTTGCTAGACAACTGCTTTGAATGattgtattttcattaaaatgctgCCTTTTAAATGTTGGTTCTTTTGGGGTTCTCTAGGGAATGTGCATGTCCCCAAGAGCCCGCTGAGGCTCTGTCAGGGGAGCTCCTCTGCACGTGGGACGTGAGGCCCTGGAAAGTAACTTCCCAGTTCCGAGGCTCTTTGTGGAATGTTTGCATCTAGAGTGCTGCCCTCCGCCCCCAGGCACCCCGAACATTCCGCTTCCTGTGGGTTCACCCGTCGgaccttggtttcctcacctgtaaagtgaAAATAATTCGTCACAGGGCGGGCATGAGGACTGAGCGCAATGATGTGCCGAAGCCCCCCCGGGTGCTCAGCTGTCTTTCTTCAGCTGTTTTTACACGTGGGCTGGAAATACTTCTAAAATTACCTTGGAAAGCCTAGCTGGGCACAGGCCACATTTGCATAGTGAGCTTTCCAGTCGTCCCAGCAGACAGTCCTCCAAGAAGCAGCTGTGAACACCTGGAGAACCGCCTTCTGACCGCTCACCCGGACTGGCCAAGgaacaggaaaacaaaatccGTTAGCAGCCGGAGGCAGTCCGAAGCCCTGGGCGGATATTCTAGCATCCTTTCGTTTCTTGCCCATCAAGCTACGTTCATTCCATGAATTAGATCTGCCCCAGCATCCCTCCGAGGTCAGCTCAAACCGCATCTCCACTGTGACTCCGACCCCCTCTGCCTGCTGTCGTCGCCCCCGTACAGGGCAGCGACCAGTCCCGGACACCCCAGGACCTCTCCTAGTGGCTGGTGTAGTTCCCCAGCTGAGCTGGTGCTCCCTGAGGCTGCCCTCCCTTAACACCCAGCCCGGTAGCTCCTGGAGCAAATGCCAACTGAATCTCCGTCAAGGACAGTGTGACCGCAGCTGGTACCCATTTCTCAGATGAGAAAGGCTGAGGTTGGGCATCTCTCGAGTGTCCGTGTCTGCCGGGCAAAGACCCGCCATACCGCATCGGTGCTCGTCCTCTGCGTCCCTGCAGTCTGAGACCCCGTTGCATCGAGCTGCCAGGTCAATGCACTTGAATGACGTCCGGCACCGGTACTTTCCAGAGCAGTCGAAGTGGACTGAGGGAGCCCGGGGAGAAGACGGGAGCGTGAGGGCCCTTCCACGCGCAGCAGCGGCAGCCCACAGCATCCCAGGGAAAAGCTGCCCTCCACCTGCCACGTGCTGACTCTTGCCCATGAATAATGAAACCTGCATGAAATCGCACCCCTCTCAACCCACTTTCTGCTCCAAGCTCCAGGGTGTGGGGGCCACTGGGCCCTGCTTTGTCACTCTCTGAATGACCCAGACTGGAAGTCACTACCTTAGTTGAATTTAGACTCCAGAGGGCTCAAGGTCAAGAGAGAAACTGCAGGACTGTGGGCTGACCCGCCGAGCCGGCTGAGTAAGGTGCCCTGGCCGAGGGTGCTTGGCTGCCCAGGCcacctcctgtttttttttacacTGGCAGGAACTCCAGCACTGATACCCACACCACTGCACGGGTGGTGAACTAAACGGATCTGTGATCCAGTGAttcaagagaaaatgagaaattgtTGCCTATTAGAGATTCTCCAAATGACTCACTTTCCCCCAAGCTGCGTGCACCTTATTCTAAATAACCAGCGTGTTTGGCGTTACATGAATGGCCCTCTTTGTCTGCTCCGCCCAGGCCCTCACCCCCTGCCAGCCTGTGGGAGTCTATTTCATCAGCTACCTTTGGATGATTCTAACCGGGCAGGTTCTGTGGTGACGAAGCCCTGAGCATGACCAGGAGGCCTCTCCGCTTTACATCCATGCTAGCAAATAGCACTCAAAGTCAACACACCAGAAGGGTGTTTGCCTCCTGGCGTTGAGGCTGGGGAAAGCTCGTGAAAGCTGAAAAGCTTTAGATGGGCATTTGAGAGCCCACTAAGGGGTGAAGTCTACTCACAGCCCAGGCCGATGGCCAGCGCCAGTATCAGGGCGATTATCCCGATGATGATGAACGGAAAGAACTTCAGCGGCAGCAGCGACAGGATCTGCGCAGCAACCGCGTCCGCGTCTGAGAGCCACAGATTGGGGAGAGAGCAGAGAGCCACAGAACACCGACGCATTCAAGAACAACTTAAATTTATTCCACATTCCGCCTCCATCCCCCAGAGAGAAAGGGCCTCCGCCTCCCAGGGGGAAGGTCAGCCCTACTCTCTCCACCCCAGCTCTGTCCATCCAAGGAGAGGCGGTGGGAGGGACAGAGCCGACTCCCACGGGTGAGTCATAAAACCTGAGTGGGGAACTTTGAGGCAGAAGGAAAGCCAGGATCTCTGAGAGGGgtcacaggaaaaaaatgttgGGAGACAATTTCCCATAGGTGTCTGTTCCCGTTCCTTACAATCAGAGGCACTGATGGCCTTTTTTTGGACCTTCTCTTCAGGGACGTGAGTGAAGCAAGCAGCTTTAGAAGATGCTCAATACTCCAGAGCAAGGTTTCCTTACTGTCCAGTTTAGTAAATAGGGCTCCTTCCTCCAAGGCAAAGGGTATGCAAGGGCTTATAGCCCATTACGAAAGATTAGCGTTTCCATAGCTCTGGGGATCTCAGCTGTGAGGCAAATCCACTGCATGTGCAGCACACACCTGGGCCACTCTACACTGCCTACCCAGTACTTGGGGGGCAAGGGGTACTGATGGTAATATGGAAGTTCATGCTGCCTGCTATGCTGTGAGCAATTAAGTCTACGGTCTCTGACCTACGAGTCTCATGTCTTCCACCAGCATCCATGACTTGTTAGCTTGCAAGTAAGGTACAACTCTCAGCCCCTTTGCAGTTCTTGCCCAAAGAACCAGGCAGACTTGTTGGGAAGGGAGATGTAAAGGACATTAAGATATTCCAAAATATAAAACTCTCTGGGCAACCAGGAGAATTTCCATTGATACTTTTTACTGTCAGGAATCACAAACCATTTCAAACAAATTATCTCGTGAATCCTGGCTATACATGTAAGCCATCACTGCTTTCATTAATAAACTATGAAGGTTGAAATTCAGATCTTCCAAGAGTTGCACAGTTACTCAGAATAGAGACTGGGACCCAGCTTTTTCTTCTCTTGGTCAACCACAGAGACCTAAAAATATCCTACCTTGACTACCTGTAGAAACTACAACCTGGCAGTAAAGAGTATGATTATTAAATGTCAACATCATTCAGCactgcctaaaaaaaaaaatgaattcaaaaacAGACATAGTAAAAAGAGGTAGGAtgggaggaaatggagaaaagaataagCAGAATGTAAATGGTAAGGGGGGCAAgcgaagaagagaagggaaataagAAAGCACACGTAACATATTCATGACCTTGGCAAATggctttacatttatatttacattttgaaatatcaTAACATGACATGCCAAGTGGCTTGTCCATAGCTGTATTCTCAGCACCTAGGACAGCCCCGAGGACTTACTCTTCtccagaaatatttgttgaatgaataaatgacatcACAATAACAAAGTTTGCTTTAAGGAAGGGTCAGAGACTGATTCCTTTTAGGAAAACACGTTTGTGGTGTTGAGCAGGACAAATGGGCTTCTCTTCTTTACCCTCACCGCCTCCTCCCCAGTCTTCACCCTCACCGCCTCCTCCCCAGAAGAAATGAATTATTCTCTACTATCTAGTCACCCACCTCTACCTTACACTTAACAATTATCAGAATCCCAGGGATGGCCTCTCATCATCCTAGTTATTCTGTATCCAAGAATTAATTTAGGAAATGAGCCCATATTGCAGAATCAAAGATTGTTGGTTAGTTAGATGAGAGTTTGCCAATTCCTGAAGAGTGTTCAGAGCAGTGGAAAGAGGAACGTAGTATATCAGGTGGAAATAAAAGAGGCTCAAATAGTGGAAATAGTATATCTCATGTCCAAAAGGAAATATGGATAGAGACATAGCAAGGAAGGCAAGGAATTCATGATAAAGTATTACTAGAGTTATCTCTAAGTAATGTGCAATCGTAATGTGCAggtcattttaaaatatcttttcaattaactgtattttcttaatttctataatgaataatacattgctgtattttttaagttttttttttcttttccacttctGGGAATTAATTGTAAGGAGAGAATTAGCacatgaaaatttatttaaaactctTCATATTCGCATTATTCACAGTATAATCATTAGAAACAACTATATGTCAAATGGCTATGTAACTTACATGGGTACTTGATGGAATGTTGTGATGCCCTaagaaacaataattataaaaacaaaatggaaaaaaaataaaaatgaatttaaaaataaaccaaatggcCATGGGCAAATGCCTTTCTAGATCTAAACCATGTAGGAAGtctagacaaatgaaaaaaaggacagaaagaaaatgaagacaaataaaAACCAGGTAAATTTTGAGGGTCAAGTGATTACGGGGTATTTTCTTCATACATTTCCATTTATGCTAGTATTTTTAGCTGTATTATTAAACCATGTTTCTTTTCCACTTACTAAAAACCTTTCTCCCT encodes:
- the TMPRSS3 gene encoding transmembrane protease serine 3, with the protein product MRRCSVALCSLPNLWLSDADAVAAQILSLLPLKFFPFIIIGIIALILALAIGLGFHFDCSGKYRCRTSFKCIDLAARCNGVSDCRDAEDEHRCVRVSGQKAVLQVFTAASWRTVCWDDWKAHYANVACAQLGFPSYVRSDELRVDLVEEQFQEEFAAINHLLPDDKVTALHQSVFAREGCTSGHVVTLKCIACGRRMGHTSRIVGGNVSSLMQWPWQVSLQFQGYHLCGGSVITPTWVVTAAHCVYDLYVPKSWTIQVGLVSLLDSPAPSHLVEKIIYHSKYKPKRLGNDIALMKLAGPLTFNEMIQPVCLPNTEENFQDGKMCWTSGWGATEDGGDASSVLNHAAVPLISNKVCNHRDVYGGIISPSMLCAGYLKGGVDSCQGDSGGPLVCQDRRVWKLVGATSFGIGCAEVNKPGVYTRITAFLDWIHEQMERDLRT